The following proteins come from a genomic window of Burkholderia stabilis:
- a CDS encoding acyl-CoA dehydrogenase: MSAATFHWDDPLLLDQQLTEEERMVRDAAQAYAQDKLAPRVTEAFRHERTDAEIFREMGEVGLLGPTIPEEYGGPGLNYVSYGLIAREVERVDSGYRSMMSVQSSLVMVPIYEFGSDAQKQKYLPKLATGEWIGCFGLTEPNHGSDPGSMVTRAKKVPGGYSLSGAKMWITNSPIADVFVVWAKLEENGKDAIRGFILEKGWKGLSAPAIHGKVGLRASITGEIVLDEVFVPEENLMPNVSGLRGPFTCLNSARYGIAWGALGAAESCWHTARQYVLDRQQFGRPLAANQLIQKKLADMQTEITLGLQGVLRLGRMKDEGTAAVEITSIMKRNSCGKALDIARLARDMLGGNGISDEFGVARHLVNLEVVNTYEGTHDIHALILGRAQTGIQAFF; the protein is encoded by the coding sequence ATGAGCGCTGCAACTTTTCACTGGGACGATCCACTGCTGCTCGACCAGCAACTGACCGAAGAAGAGCGGATGGTGCGCGATGCCGCGCAGGCCTATGCGCAGGACAAGCTCGCGCCGCGCGTCACCGAGGCGTTCCGCCACGAACGCACCGATGCCGAAATCTTCCGCGAGATGGGCGAGGTCGGCCTGCTCGGCCCGACGATTCCGGAGGAATACGGCGGCCCCGGCCTCAACTACGTGAGCTACGGGCTGATCGCGCGCGAAGTCGAGCGCGTCGATTCGGGCTACCGGTCGATGATGTCCGTGCAGTCGTCGCTCGTGATGGTGCCGATTTACGAATTCGGCTCGGACGCGCAGAAGCAGAAATACCTGCCGAAGCTCGCGACCGGCGAATGGATCGGTTGCTTCGGGCTGACCGAGCCGAACCACGGCTCCGATCCGGGCAGCATGGTCACGCGCGCGAAGAAGGTGCCCGGCGGCTACTCGCTGTCCGGCGCGAAGATGTGGATCACGAACTCGCCGATCGCCGACGTGTTCGTCGTGTGGGCAAAGCTGGAAGAGAACGGCAAGGACGCGATCCGCGGCTTCATTCTCGAGAAGGGCTGGAAGGGCCTGTCGGCGCCTGCGATCCACGGCAAGGTCGGGCTGCGCGCGTCGATCACCGGCGAGATCGTGCTCGACGAAGTGTTCGTGCCCGAAGAAAACCTGATGCCGAACGTGAGCGGCCTGCGCGGCCCGTTCACCTGCCTGAATTCGGCGCGCTACGGGATCGCGTGGGGTGCGCTCGGCGCCGCCGAGTCCTGCTGGCACACCGCGCGCCAGTACGTGCTCGACCGCCAGCAGTTCGGCCGGCCGCTCGCCGCGAACCAGCTGATCCAGAAGAAGCTCGCCGACATGCAGACCGAAATCACGCTCGGCCTGCAAGGCGTGCTGCGCCTCGGCCGGATGAAGGACGAAGGTACGGCGGCCGTCGAGATCACGTCGATCATGAAGCGCAATTCGTGCGGCAAGGCCCTCGACATCGCGCGGCTCGCGCGCGACATGCTCGGCGGCAACGGCATCTCCGACGAATTCGGCGTCGCGCGCCACCTCGTGAACCTCGAAGTGGTCAACACGTACGAAGGCACGCACGACATCCACGCGCTGATCCTCGGCCGCGCGCAGACGGGCATCCAGGCATTCTTCTGA
- a CDS encoding type IV pilus assembly protein: MNADRRMRAHTLLEVLIAMTVGLLVLAAAGALYHAQRVAQRRAEDGFRMRDAAGTALMLIGQQIQMAGFRPLDAERASPLPPVFGCSMARVRGDGAHARCEPVRASSDALLIRYVGDAVSTWPTVSGQVSDCLGQGVGMPGERPQVENRFDAHVSPSTGEPELYCEGGGRPGTPQPVVSGIDQLRVRYLRRGGMQFVDADAMRVDDWRDVVAVHVCVRARGEPIRGSARHVDCDGRAVVARDGRARLTLHRIVALRNVSTTFDDTVRDATYAREVSR, translated from the coding sequence ATGAACGCTGATCGCCGCATGCGCGCACATACGCTGCTCGAAGTGCTGATCGCGATGACCGTCGGTCTCCTCGTGCTCGCGGCGGCTGGTGCGCTGTATCACGCACAGCGCGTTGCGCAACGGCGTGCGGAAGACGGATTCCGGATGCGCGACGCGGCCGGCACCGCACTGATGCTGATCGGTCAGCAGATCCAGATGGCGGGATTCCGGCCGCTTGATGCCGAACGGGCGTCACCGTTGCCGCCAGTGTTCGGCTGTTCGATGGCGCGTGTGCGGGGCGACGGCGCACACGCACGCTGCGAGCCCGTGCGCGCTTCGTCCGACGCGTTGCTGATCCGGTATGTCGGCGATGCCGTGTCGACGTGGCCGACGGTGAGCGGTCAGGTATCGGACTGTCTTGGGCAGGGCGTCGGCATGCCGGGCGAACGGCCGCAGGTGGAGAACCGCTTCGATGCGCATGTCAGCCCGTCGACGGGCGAGCCCGAACTGTATTGCGAAGGCGGCGGCCGTCCTGGCACGCCGCAGCCCGTCGTGTCGGGAATCGATCAGCTGCGCGTGCGCTATCTGCGTCGCGGCGGCATGCAGTTCGTCGATGCCGATGCAATGCGTGTCGACGACTGGCGCGATGTCGTGGCCGTGCATGTCTGCGTGCGGGCACGAGGCGAACCGATTCGCGGGTCGGCTCGTCATGTCGACTGTGATGGTCGTGCTGTTGTTGCACGTGACGGCCGTGCGCGTCTGACGCTTCATCGCATCGTCGCGTTGAGGAACGTTTCAACCACATTCGACGATACGGTGCGTGACGCAACGTACGCACGCGAGGTGTCGCGATGA
- a CDS encoding phage holin family protein → MTTDTNSQPSGQGPLRRLVGSAIGLLQTRLELVGIELAEEKERLMGVLFLGLAAMMLATMALISLTVLIAIAFWDTYRWQSLAAITALYAAGGIVCALKARSGLRDAPTVFEATLAELEKDRDLFRGKP, encoded by the coding sequence ATGACGACAGACACCAACTCGCAGCCGTCCGGCCAAGGACCGCTGCGCCGCCTCGTCGGCTCCGCGATCGGACTTCTGCAAACGCGCCTCGAACTGGTGGGCATCGAGCTTGCCGAGGAGAAGGAGCGCCTGATGGGCGTGCTGTTCCTCGGGCTCGCCGCGATGATGCTCGCGACGATGGCGCTCATCAGCCTGACCGTACTCATCGCGATCGCGTTCTGGGATACCTACCGCTGGCAGTCGCTCGCGGCGATCACCGCGCTGTATGCCGCAGGCGGCATCGTGTGCGCGCTGAAGGCGCGCTCGGGCCTGCGCGATGCGCCGACCGTGTTCGAAGCGACGCTCGCCGAACTCGAGAAAGACCGCGACCTGTTCCGCGGCAAGCCGTGA
- a CDS encoding DUF3318 domain-containing protein produces MSQNITGNSPRSHSSRSNWSASQHRALRKELLILRSEVERLELAEAAGEMRQAVTRFSWLKVFIPGLSSNKFSQSAKNLNASLGQLVNQYPMLSSLASLVLAKPVRSLLRASAGPALKWGTLGFAAWEVYRIWKQSRDERGLDAHDD; encoded by the coding sequence ATGAGCCAGAACATCACGGGCAATTCACCCCGCTCCCATTCGTCGCGATCGAACTGGAGCGCGTCGCAGCACCGCGCGCTCCGCAAGGAATTGCTGATCCTGCGATCCGAGGTCGAGCGGCTCGAGCTCGCGGAAGCCGCCGGCGAAATGCGCCAGGCCGTCACGCGCTTCAGCTGGCTCAAGGTGTTCATCCCCGGCCTTTCCAGCAACAAGTTCAGTCAGTCCGCAAAAAACCTGAACGCGAGCCTCGGCCAGCTCGTCAACCAGTATCCGATGCTGAGTTCGCTCGCATCGCTCGTGCTGGCGAAACCCGTTCGCTCGCTGCTGCGCGCGAGCGCGGGCCCTGCGCTGAAGTGGGGCACGCTCGGCTTCGCCGCTTGGGAGGTCTACCGGATCTGGAAGCAGTCCCGCGACGAGCGCGGGCTCGACGCCCACGACGACTGA
- a CDS encoding SDR family NAD(P)-dependent oxidoreductase produces the protein MIVFVTGASAGFGAAIARAFVNGGHRVVATARRKDRLDALAAELGDALLPFELDVRDRAAVEAVPAALPAEFAALDVLVNNAGLALGVEPAHKASLDEWHTMIDTNCTGLVTVTHALLPGMIERGRGHIFNLGSVAGSYPYAGGNVYGATKAFVRQFSLNLRADLLGTPLRVTDIEPGLCGGTEFSNVRYRGDDAKAANVYTNVQPLMPEDIADTIYWIATRPAHVNVNTIELMPIAQAPGGPTVHRG, from the coding sequence ATGATCGTGTTCGTCACAGGCGCGTCCGCCGGCTTCGGCGCCGCCATCGCCCGTGCCTTCGTCAACGGAGGCCACCGCGTCGTCGCGACCGCGCGCCGCAAGGATCGTCTCGACGCACTCGCCGCCGAGCTCGGCGATGCCCTTCTGCCGTTCGAACTCGACGTGCGCGACCGCGCAGCCGTCGAGGCCGTGCCGGCCGCCCTTCCCGCCGAATTCGCGGCGCTCGACGTGCTCGTCAACAACGCCGGCCTCGCGCTCGGCGTCGAGCCGGCGCACAAGGCCAGCCTCGACGAATGGCATACGATGATCGACACGAACTGCACGGGTCTCGTCACGGTCACGCATGCGCTGCTGCCCGGCATGATCGAGCGCGGTCGCGGCCATATCTTCAATCTCGGCTCGGTCGCGGGTTCGTACCCTTATGCGGGCGGCAACGTCTACGGCGCAACCAAGGCTTTCGTCCGACAATTCAGCCTGAACCTGCGCGCCGACCTGCTCGGCACCCCGCTGCGCGTCACCGACATCGAGCCGGGCCTGTGCGGCGGCACCGAGTTCTCGAACGTCCGCTATCGCGGCGACGATGCGAAGGCCGCCAACGTCTACACCAATGTCCAGCCGCTCATGCCCGAGGACATCGCCGATACGATCTACTGGATCGCGACGCGCCCGGCGCACGTCAACGTCAACACGATCGAGCTGATGCCGATCGCGCAAGCGCCCGGCGGCCCGACCGTCCATCGCGGCTGA
- the glyA gene encoding serine hydroxymethyltransferase — protein MFDRAQSTIANVDPEVFAAIEQENRRQEDHIELIASENYTSPAVMAAQGSQLTNKYAEGYPGKRYYGGCEYVDVVEQLAIERVKQLFGAEAANVQPNSGSQANQGVFFAMLKPGDTIMGMSLAHGGHLTHGSPVNMSGKWFNVVSYGLNENEDIDYDAAEKLAQEHKPKLIVAGASAFSLKIDFERLAKIAKSVGAYLMVDMAHYAGLIAAGVYPNPVPHADFVTTTTHKSLRGPRGGVILMKAEYEKPINSAIFPGIQGGPLMHVIAAKAVAFKEALSPEFKAYQEKVVENARVLAETLVKRGLRIVSGRTESHVMLVDLRAKNITGKAAEAALGAAHITVNKNAIPNDPEKPFVTSGVRLGSPAMTTRGFGPAEAEQVGNLIADVLENPEDAATIERVRVQVAELTKRFPVYR, from the coding sequence ATGTTTGACAGAGCCCAAAGCACCATCGCGAACGTCGATCCCGAAGTCTTTGCAGCGATCGAGCAGGAAAACCGCCGCCAGGAAGATCACATCGAGCTGATCGCGTCGGAAAACTACACGAGCCCGGCCGTGATGGCCGCCCAGGGTTCGCAGCTCACGAACAAGTACGCGGAAGGTTATCCGGGCAAGCGCTACTACGGCGGTTGCGAGTACGTTGACGTCGTCGAGCAACTGGCGATCGAGCGCGTGAAGCAGCTGTTCGGCGCGGAAGCGGCGAACGTGCAGCCGAACTCGGGTTCGCAGGCGAACCAGGGCGTGTTCTTCGCGATGCTCAAGCCGGGCGACACGATCATGGGCATGAGCCTCGCGCACGGCGGTCACCTGACGCATGGCTCGCCGGTGAACATGTCGGGCAAGTGGTTCAACGTGGTGAGCTACGGCCTGAACGAGAACGAAGACATCGACTACGACGCGGCCGAGAAGCTGGCGCAGGAACACAAGCCGAAGCTGATCGTCGCGGGCGCGTCGGCGTTCTCGCTGAAGATCGATTTCGAGCGTCTGGCGAAGATCGCGAAGTCGGTGGGCGCGTACCTGATGGTGGACATGGCGCACTACGCGGGCCTGATCGCGGCGGGCGTGTATCCGAACCCGGTGCCGCACGCGGACTTCGTGACGACGACGACGCACAAGAGCCTGCGCGGCCCGCGCGGCGGCGTGATCCTGATGAAGGCCGAGTATGAGAAGCCGATCAACTCGGCGATCTTCCCGGGCATCCAGGGCGGCCCGCTGATGCACGTGATCGCGGCGAAGGCGGTGGCATTCAAGGAAGCGCTGTCGCCGGAGTTCAAGGCGTACCAGGAGAAGGTGGTCGAGAACGCGCGCGTGCTGGCTGAAACGCTGGTGAAGCGCGGGCTGCGGATCGTGTCGGGGCGCACGGAAAGCCACGTGATGCTGGTGGACCTGCGCGCGAAGAACATCACGGGCAAGGCGGCGGAAGCAGCGCTGGGCGCGGCCCACATCACGGTGAACAAGAACGCGATCCCGAACGACCCGGAAAAGCCGTTCGTGACGAGCGGCGTGCGCCTCGGCTCGCCGGCGATGACGACGCGCGGTTTCGGTCCGGCGGAAGCGGAGCAGGTGGGCAACCTGATCGCGGACGTGCTGGAGAACCCGGAAGATGCGGCGACGATCGAGCGCGTGCGCGTGCAGGTCGCCGAGCTGACCAAGCGTTTCCCGGTCTATCGCTGA
- the ybgC gene encoding tol-pal system-associated acyl-CoA thioesterase, whose translation MRAMTQPTRSPEAPSGFTWPVRVYYEDTDAGGIVFYANYLKFFERARTEWLRACGIDQRRLADDTGAIFIVRSTSLDYRAPARLDDTLAITSRPGRIGRASVEFTQEAWCGNTLLVAGHIRLGCVDRNGIRPAAIPPAVLDALQRGPVIDAGQTVLSTKLA comes from the coding sequence ATGCGCGCCATGACTCAGCCTACCCGCTCCCCGGAAGCGCCTTCCGGCTTTACCTGGCCGGTGCGCGTGTACTACGAGGATACCGACGCAGGCGGCATCGTCTTCTATGCCAACTACCTGAAGTTCTTCGAGCGTGCCCGCACCGAGTGGCTGCGCGCATGCGGCATCGACCAGCGCCGGCTCGCCGACGACACCGGCGCGATCTTCATCGTCCGCAGCACGTCGCTCGACTACCGCGCGCCGGCGCGACTCGACGACACGCTGGCGATCACGAGCCGGCCCGGACGCATCGGCCGCGCATCGGTGGAATTTACGCAGGAAGCCTGGTGCGGAAACACGCTGCTCGTGGCCGGGCACATCCGCCTCGGCTGCGTCGACCGTAACGGCATCCGGCCCGCGGCCATCCCGCCGGCCGTGCTCGACGCGCTGCAACGCGGGCCCGTCATCGACGCCGGGCAGACTGTATTGTCAACGAAGCTCGCATGA
- a CDS encoding pilus assembly protein: MAVATAVAALTGAWFESALTESRRTRALSDRLIAFHAADAALAACTARLLSGSAPYVHERDSHAEPDAWRRTPALAAAEVFTPFAGWPMAAQPPRCLIEAWRGAGPAGGRAYLVTARGVGAHASSAVWLQHQLAIRDGRIVALNWRRVAAGLR; the protein is encoded by the coding sequence ATTGCGGTCGCTACGGCCGTCGCTGCGCTGACCGGCGCGTGGTTCGAATCCGCGCTGACGGAATCACGTCGCACGCGTGCGTTGTCGGATCGGCTGATCGCGTTCCATGCGGCCGATGCGGCGCTTGCGGCGTGTACCGCGCGATTGCTTAGCGGTTCGGCACCCTATGTGCACGAACGTGACTCGCACGCGGAGCCCGACGCGTGGCGGCGCACACCGGCGCTGGCGGCCGCCGAAGTGTTCACGCCGTTCGCCGGATGGCCGATGGCCGCGCAGCCGCCGCGATGCCTGATCGAGGCGTGGCGCGGTGCAGGGCCGGCCGGTGGCCGCGCTTACCTCGTCACCGCGCGCGGTGTCGGTGCGCATGCGTCGAGCGCCGTCTGGCTGCAACACCAGCTTGCAATACGCGACGGGCGCATCGTCGCGCTGAACTGGCGCCGTGTCGCGGCGGGGCTTCGATGA
- the nrdR gene encoding transcriptional regulator NrdR produces the protein MRCPFCRHDDTQVVDSRVSEDGAAIRRRRRCSACDKRFTTYERVELSLPFVVKKDGSRTEFDRRKIVASMQLALRKRPVAADAIDAAVARIEYQLLATGEREVRSEKLGELVMNELRGLDTIAYVRFASVYRRFEDVSEFADVIEEFRRASPAKTPRKR, from the coding sequence ATGCGCTGCCCGTTCTGCCGGCATGACGACACGCAGGTCGTTGACTCGCGCGTGTCCGAAGATGGCGCCGCGATTCGCCGGCGCCGTCGCTGCTCGGCTTGCGACAAGCGCTTCACGACGTACGAGCGGGTCGAGCTGTCGCTGCCGTTCGTCGTGAAGAAGGACGGCAGCCGCACGGAATTCGACCGTCGCAAGATCGTCGCCAGCATGCAACTCGCGCTGCGCAAGCGGCCGGTTGCCGCTGACGCGATCGACGCGGCGGTTGCCCGCATCGAGTATCAACTGCTCGCGACCGGCGAGCGTGAAGTGCGTAGCGAGAAGCTCGGCGAACTCGTGATGAACGAGCTGCGCGGCCTCGATACGATTGCTTATGTCCGCTTCGCATCGGTGTACCGCCGGTTCGAGGACGTTTCCGAATTTGCCGACGTGATCGAAGAGTTCCGTCGCGCCTCTCCCGCCAAGACCCCGCGTAAGCGCTGA
- a CDS encoding type IV pilin protein yields MNGRTSKRQSAGFTLIELMIVLAIVAVLAGWGVPSYREHVARVHRASAVSALYRAAQYLETLDGAPPSALPGALARAPPDGQVVYRLALRRPANDDSPVTYKLEASPLDTGPMRDDVCGTFTLRSDGTKGNDRRNADEQDAACWGVR; encoded by the coding sequence ATGAACGGCCGCACGTCGAAGCGCCAGTCTGCGGGATTCACGCTGATCGAGCTGATGATCGTGCTCGCGATCGTCGCGGTGCTGGCCGGGTGGGGTGTCCCGTCGTATCGCGAGCATGTCGCGCGTGTCCATCGCGCGTCGGCGGTTTCCGCGCTGTACCGGGCGGCCCAATATCTCGAAACGTTGGATGGTGCGCCGCCTTCGGCATTGCCGGGTGCGCTCGCGCGGGCCCCGCCGGACGGGCAGGTCGTCTATCGATTGGCGCTGCGGCGGCCGGCCAACGACGATTCGCCAGTGACCTATAAGCTGGAAGCGAGCCCGCTAGATACTGGCCCGATGCGCGACGATGTATGCGGCACATTCACGCTGCGCTCGGACGGGACCAAAGGCAATGATCGGCGGAACGCCGACGAGCAGGACGCGGCTTGCTGGGGTGTGCGTTGA
- a CDS encoding peroxiredoxin, translated as MSLRLGDIAPDFEQESSLGPIKFHEWLGDGWGVLFSHPADYTPVCTTELGLTSKLKGEFEKRNVKVIALSVDGVESHKGWINDINETQSTVVGFPIIADADRKVSQLYDMIHPNANETLTVRSLFVIDPNKKVRLTITYPASTGRNFDEVLRVIDSLQLTDNYKVATPGNWKDGDDVVIVPSLQDPEELKKRFPKGYNAVRPYLRLTPQPNK; from the coding sequence ATGAGTCTGCGTCTTGGCGACATCGCACCGGATTTCGAGCAGGAATCGAGCCTGGGCCCCATCAAGTTTCACGAGTGGCTCGGCGACGGCTGGGGCGTCCTGTTCTCCCACCCGGCCGATTACACGCCGGTGTGCACGACGGAGCTCGGGCTGACCTCGAAGCTGAAAGGCGAATTCGAGAAACGCAACGTGAAGGTGATCGCGCTGTCGGTCGACGGCGTCGAATCGCACAAGGGCTGGATCAACGACATCAACGAAACGCAGTCGACGGTCGTCGGCTTCCCGATCATCGCCGATGCGGACCGCAAGGTTTCGCAGCTGTACGACATGATCCACCCGAACGCGAACGAAACGCTGACGGTGCGTTCGCTGTTCGTGATCGACCCGAACAAGAAGGTGCGGCTCACGATCACCTATCCGGCGAGCACGGGGCGCAACTTCGACGAAGTGCTGCGCGTGATCGATTCGCTGCAACTGACCGACAACTACAAGGTCGCGACGCCCGGCAACTGGAAGGATGGCGACGACGTCGTGATCGTCCCGTCGCTGCAGGATCCGGAAGAGCTGAAGAAGCGTTTCCCGAAGGGCTACAACGCGGTGCGTCCGTACCTGCGCCTCACGCCGCAGCCGAACAAGTAA
- a CDS encoding type IV pilus modification PilV family protein, translated as MRGASLIEAMLAVALLATVMLAVAGSQLAMTRTQRATIWRERALWLADARIERSHAAAGAGDGLAALAAESLPGGAMTVDGGPDGIRYAVVGWRSGNAAASLRCDAAGVSEQPPSCVRIPFREAAVDER; from the coding sequence ATGCGAGGCGCCTCGCTGATCGAGGCGATGCTGGCCGTCGCGCTGCTCGCGACCGTGATGCTGGCGGTGGCTGGCAGCCAGCTCGCAATGACGCGCACACAGCGGGCGACGATCTGGCGTGAACGCGCGCTATGGCTGGCCGATGCGCGTATCGAGCGCTCGCACGCAGCGGCTGGCGCCGGCGACGGACTTGCTGCGCTGGCAGCCGAGTCGTTGCCCGGCGGCGCGATGACGGTCGATGGCGGGCCCGATGGCATTCGCTACGCGGTGGTCGGATGGCGCAGCGGTAATGCGGCGGCATCGTTGCGATGTGACGCCGCGGGCGTATCGGAGCAACCGCCGTCGTGCGTCCGGATTCCGTTTCGGGAGGCTGCCGTCGATGAACGCTGA
- a CDS encoding DUF883 family protein, with protein sequence MSEINKEKLMSDIKTVLSDAEDLLKQAASSTGDRAAELREKAMSRLKQAKEKAADVQVVVVEKGKKAARATDDYVHEHPWTSIGVAAGVGVLIGLLINRK encoded by the coding sequence ATGTCGGAAATCAACAAGGAGAAACTGATGTCGGATATCAAAACCGTTCTCTCGGACGCCGAAGACCTGCTCAAGCAAGCCGCGAGCAGCACGGGCGACCGTGCGGCCGAGCTGCGCGAGAAAGCCATGTCGCGCCTGAAGCAGGCCAAGGAAAAGGCAGCCGACGTCCAGGTCGTGGTGGTCGAGAAAGGCAAGAAGGCCGCACGCGCGACCGACGACTATGTGCACGAGCATCCGTGGACGTCGATCGGCGTCGCCGCCGGCGTCGGCGTGCTGATCGGTCTGCTGATCAACCGCAAGTAA